The nucleotide sequence CGACGCCGGGAGGTCGATGTAGAGGGGGTTGCCGTTGTTGAGGGCGATCGTGACCTGCTGGTTCTCGAGCAGGAAGTTCTTCGCGTCGCCGACCGTGGCGGCCGGCAGCGTGATCTGGTCGAAGTCGGTCTGGTCCATGAACACGAACCCGTCACCGTCGGTGTACAGGTAGGTGTAGTCGCGGCGGTCGACGTTCTCGATGTCGATCTTCGCCCCGGCGTTGTACGTGCGGTCCACGGTCTTGCCCGAAACGACGTTCTTCAGCTTCGTGCGGACGAACGCGCCGCCCTTGCCCGGCTTGACGTGCTGGAACTCGATGACGCTCCAGAGCTGCCCGTCGATGCTGAGGACGACGCCGTTCTTGATGTCTGCGGTGGATGCCATGTGCGAGGAGTTCCGTTCCTGAGTCCGTGGGGCCGGGGTCGGCCGACAGTCGATTCTACGGGATGCCCGGTGCAGGCCGCCGCGTGGGCACGATAGACGCTCCTGTGCGGGAGGGGTACCCCCGTGACGCCGCTCACCGCCCCGCGCAGGCTGAGCACGGACAGGAGGAATCGACATGACCGAGGACGACCGCGAACGGGATCCGACCAGGATGGCGAACCAGCCGGCGCTGCGGACGTCGTCGGGGGCCGTCTGGCTCATCGTCGCCGCGCTCTTCACGGCCGTCAGCC is from Microbacterium sp. BLY and encodes:
- the efp gene encoding elongation factor P, producing the protein MASTADIKNGVVLSIDGQLWSVIEFQHVKPGKGGAFVRTKLKNVVSGKTVDRTYNAGAKIDIENVDRRDYTYLYTDGDGFVFMDQTDFDQITLPAATVGDAKNFLLENQQVTIALNNGNPLYIDLPASVILEVTYTEPGLQGDRSSAGTKPATLETGYEIQVPLFLETGTKVKVDTRTGEYLGREK